DNA from Castellaniella sp. MT123:
GCCGAGGCGACCTTGACGCGCAGCGCATTGGAATGCGCCTTGCGGATCTCCTTTTTGACGTCCAGCAGCTGCTGCGGGTGCATGGAAAACCCAGTCAGCCCCAGGCCCAGCAGCATGCGGGTCACGCGCACGTCCCCCGCCATTTCGCCGCAGACGGATACGGGTTTGCCGACCCGCTCGCCGACGTTGATGGTATGCGCGATCAGGCGCAGCACCGCCGGGTGCATGGGGTCATACAGCGAGGCCACGTCCGTGTCCCCGCGATCGATGGCCAGCACGTACTGGATCAGGTCATTGGTGCCGATCGACAGGAAGTCGAGCGTCTCGGCGAAGGGCTCGATGGCGATGGCCATGGCCGGGATCTCGACCATGGCGCCGACCTGCACCTGCGCATTATGGGCAATCCCGGCACTGCGCAGTTCCTCGGCGGCGCGCGCGAGCGCGCGACGCGTCGCGACGACCTCGTGCATGTGGGACACCATGGGAATCAGCGCGCGGACGGGGCCGTGCGCCGCCGCCCTGAGCAGAGCCCGCAGTTGGGTATTGAAGAGTTCCGGATTGGCCAGGCAGTACCGGATGGCGCGCAGCCCCAGGGCCGGGTTGGTCGCCACGGTGGCCTCGCCGTCGAGTGTCTTGTCGGCGCCGATGTCCAGGGTCCGGATCGTCACCGGACGCCCAGCCATGGTGCGCACGACCGAGGCGTAGGCCTCGTATTGCTCGTCCTCGCCCGGCAGGTCCGGACGGCCCATGAACAGAAATTCGCTGCGAAACAGGCCGATGCCCTCGGCGCCGGCGGCCATCGCATCCGCAGCTTCCTCGGGCAGCTCGATATTGGCTTCCATGCGGATCTGGATGCCGTCGAGCGTAATGGCCGGCGCGAAGCGCAGGGATTTGAGTTCGTCGCGTTCGCGCAGGAAGGCTGCCTGCCGGTCCTGATACTCGCCCAGGATGGCAGGCGACGGATTGACCAGCACCACGCCATTCAGTCCGTCGACGATCAGCAGATCGCCATCGCGCACCAGCGTGCGCACCAACCCCATGCCCACCACGGCCGGCACATTCATGCTGCGCGCAACGATGGCGGTATGCGAGGTCGCGCCGCCCAGATCCGTCAGGAAGGCGCCGAACTTTCCCCCGCGCAGGCGCATCATGTCGGCAGGCGAAATATCGCGCGCCACGACGATCAGGCTGCCGTCCACCTCGACCTCGTCGAGATTGGGCAGCCAGAGCGCCGAGCCCGAGAGAACCCGCAACACTCGTTCGATCACCTGGCGCACGTCCGCGCTGCGCTCGCGCAGATAGGCGTCATCCATCAGGGAAAACTGTTCGGCCAGGATCTGCCCCTGTGCCGTCAGCGCCCATTCGGCGTTGTACTGGCGTTCGTCGATCATCTGACAGACCGCCTGCACCAGCATCGGATCCTGCAGCAGCATGACATGGACCGACAGCAGCACACCCAGTTCGCGCGGCGCATCGTCCGGCAGAGTTTCGGCTATCTGCTGCAGATCGTGGACGGCCTGGTCCATGGCGTGGCGCAGGCGCTGCTTCTCGGCATCGACGTCCTCGGGCGCGATGCGGTAGTGGGCGACCTCCAGCGACGCGGCGCTCATGACCACGGCGCGGCCGATTGCATAACCGCGTACGACACCTTGGCCATACAGGCACAGGGTCGAAGACAAAGCGGGCTGTGCCGCTTCCAGGGTGTTCATCCCAGGCTTCCGCGCGGGCTTGGACCGACCTTTGGGGGTTTCATTCGGATTCCCCGAATTTACCGTCGAACAGGGAACGGATGTCGGTCAAGGCCTGAGTTTCATCCGCCCCTTGTGCTTCGATCTTGACGGTGACGCCCAGACCGGCCGCCAACATCATGACGCCCATGATGCTTTTCGCATTGACGCGCTGCGCGCCCCGCGAAATGAAGACGTCACTCTTGAAGCGTCCGGCCAGCTGGGTCAGTTTGGCCGCCGCGCGCGCATGCAGGCCCAGCTTGTTGGAAATCACCAGATCAATCGAAGGCATTGGCAAAACTCCTGAACTAGCAGTCGGGAGGGGGTTCCGCATTGACGATTCCGCGCAGCGCCCCCTGTCGCACGCGTTCGCTCAGAGATTCGGGGTTTTCCTGCTGATCTGTCAATGCCTTCAGCACCATGCAGGCATTGGTCCCCGTCAGCAGGTGGATGATGTAGCCGTCGTCCAGCGCCTGGCGCAGCGCCTGGGCGGCGATATTGAAGGGTGTTGCACCGTACAGGTCACACAAAATCAGGATCGGTTCTTCCCGGCGTCCCGCCCGCACCCAATCCAGGATCCGGTCGGTCTCGGCCTGCGGATCCGCGTCGGGCACGATGTCGAACACTTTGAGATCGGGCTGGCGCCCCAGCACATGCTGTGCACAGTCCAGGAAGGCCGACCCCAAGGGTTCGTGCATGACCAGCGCCAGCCGCGTATTCATGTGACCACCGCCAGTTCCAGCGCATCGACGAAGCGGCCCGCCACGTCGAAACCAGTCTGTTCTGTGATTTCGACGAAACAGGTCGGGCTGGTGACGTTGATCTCGGTGATGTAGTCACCGATCACGTCCAGACCGATCAGCAACAGGCCGCGCCCCGCCAGCCGGGCACCCACCGCCCGCGCCAGTTCCTGGTCGCGCGACGACAGGGGGCGGGCCACGCCACGCCCTCCGGCCGCCAGGTTGCCGCGGGTTTCGCCCGCCAGCGGGATACGCGCCAGGGTAAAGGGCACAGGTTCGCCACCGATGATGAGGATGCGCTTGTCGCCCTGCGTGATTTCGGGAATATAGCGCTGCGCCATGATGGTGCGCGTGCCCAGTTCCGTGAGGGTTTCAAGGATCGAGCCCAGATTGGCTTCATCGGGCCGCATCCGGAAAATCCCGCTGCCGCCCATGCCGTCCAGGGGTTTGACGATGACATCGCCGTGCTGCGCGTGAAAGGCGCGCAGGCGCGCCATGTCGCGGCTGACCAGCGTGGGGGCGGTATATTCCGCGAATTCCGTGATTGCGAGCTTTTCCGGGTGATTGCGGATGGCCGAACCCGCATTGAAGACCCGCGCGCCCTGCGCGGCCGCATAGTCGAACAAGTGTGTGGCGTAGACATATTCCATGTCGAAGGGCGGATCCTTGCGCATCAGCACCGCATCGAACGCCGACAGATCGCATTCCCGCACGGACGCATCCTGGGTCCACCAGTCGTGCCCGTGCCAGTCTGCATCGGCGCGCAGCCGCATGGCCGTCGCCGCCACCCGGACGCGTCCCTGATCGATGAACAGATCACCCATCGTAGCGAAACTGAACGCGTGGCCCCGCGCCGCCAGGCTGCGCATGATCGCCACGGAAGAATCCTTCCAGGCTTTCAGGCCGGGCAGCGGGTCGATGACGAACAGGACATGCATGAAGACCTCTTGTATGACGATCGACCTGCCCACCCGGCAATCGATCAGAATCCGTGATTACGCGGCATCGCCCTGTTTGCCGGCTTTCCGGCGTGGGGCCAGGACCATCACCATCTGACGGCCTTCGAGCTTCGGCATGGCCTCGACCTGGACGAGTTCGCCCAGATCATCGCGCACCCGCTCGAGCACCCGCATGCCCAGTTCCTGGTGAGCCATTTCACGGCCGCGAAAACGCAACGTGACCTTGGCCTTGTCGCCGTCCTCGATGAAACGGCGCAGGTTGCGCAGTTTCACCTGGTAGTCGCCTTCGTCGGTCCCTGGCCGGAATTTCACTTCCTTGACCTGGATGACCTTCTGGCGCGAGCGGGCTTCGGCCTGGCGCTTCTGTTCCTGGTATTTGAACTTGCCGTAATCCATCAGCCGACACACCGGGGGATCGGCTGTGGGCGAGATCTCGACCAGATCGACGTCGTGCTGCTCGGCCAGGGTCAAGGCCTCGGTGGTGCGTACGATGCCCAGCTGTTCGCCGTCGACGCCCAGCAGACGGACCTCGGGGATGCGGATTTCACCGTTGATGCGGTGTTTTTTTTCGGTTGCGATGTCTAGGACTCCTGTGAGTTGAAGAAGCGGGAACGTCAGGCCTGCGCCGGATCGCCCTCTTGGTGACGAGTTTCAATGTCCTGCCGCAGACGCGCCGCGAAATCCGCCACCGGCATGGTACCCAGATCGAGATTACCCCGTCCACGGACCGCCACGGCGCCGGAATCGCGTTCCTTGTCGCCTATGACAAGGATATACGGAATCTTTTGCAGGCTGTGCTCACGGATTTTACGGGTGATTTTTTCACCACGCAAATCCGAGAGCACCCTAAACCCTTGTTTAACAAGGGTTTTCGAGACCTCATCGGCGTAATCGGCGGAACTGTCGGAAATGCAGCAGACCACGGCATGGTGCGGCGCCAGCCAGGCGGGCATCGCACCGGCATGATTTTCGATCAGCATACCGATGAAGCGTTCGAACGAGCCCAGAATGGCGCGATGCAGCATGACTGGCGTGCGGCGCTGATCCTGGGCATCGACGTATTCGGCGCCCAGGCGGGCCGGCATGGAAAAATCGACCTGGATCGTGCCGCACTGCCAATGTCGCCCGATGGCATCC
Protein-coding regions in this window:
- a CDS encoding HPr family phosphocarrier protein; the protein is MPSIDLVISNKLGLHARAAAKLTQLAGRFKSDVFISRGAQRVNAKSIMGVMMLAAGLGVTVKIEAQGADETQALTDIRSLFDGKFGESE
- the infC gene encoding translation initiation factor IF-3, whose product is MTFPLLQLTGVLDIATEKKHRINGEIRIPEVRLLGVDGEQLGIVRTTEALTLAEQHDVDLVEISPTADPPVCRLMDYGKFKYQEQKRQAEARSRQKVIQVKEVKFRPGTDEGDYQVKLRNLRRFIEDGDKAKVTLRFRGREMAHQELGMRVLERVRDDLGELVQVEAMPKLEGRQMVMVLAPRRKAGKQGDAA
- a CDS encoding PTS sugar transporter subunit IIA yields the protein MNTRLALVMHEPLGSAFLDCAQHVLGRQPDLKVFDIVPDADPQAETDRILDWVRAGRREEPILILCDLYGATPFNIAAQALRQALDDGYIIHLLTGTNACMVLKALTDQQENPESLSERVRQGALRGIVNAEPPPDC
- the ptsP gene encoding phosphoenolpyruvate--protein phosphotransferase, producing the protein MSAASLEVAHYRIAPEDVDAEKQRLRHAMDQAVHDLQQIAETLPDDAPRELGVLLSVHVMLLQDPMLVQAVCQMIDERQYNAEWALTAQGQILAEQFSLMDDAYLRERSADVRQVIERVLRVLSGSALWLPNLDEVEVDGSLIVVARDISPADMMRLRGGKFGAFLTDLGGATSHTAIVARSMNVPAVVGMGLVRTLVRDGDLLIVDGLNGVVLVNPSPAILGEYQDRQAAFLRERDELKSLRFAPAITLDGIQIRMEANIELPEEAADAMAAGAEGIGLFRSEFLFMGRPDLPGEDEQYEAYASVVRTMAGRPVTIRTLDIGADKTLDGEATVATNPALGLRAIRYCLANPELFNTQLRALLRAAAHGPVRALIPMVSHMHEVVATRRALARAAEELRSAGIAHNAQVQVGAMVEIPAMAIAIEPFAETLDFLSIGTNDLIQYVLAIDRGDTDVASLYDPMHPAVLRLIAHTINVGERVGKPVSVCGEMAGDVRVTRMLLGLGLTGFSMHPQQLLDVKKEIRKAHSNALRVKVASALNRAERIDLAALSG
- the gshB gene encoding glutathione synthase; the protein is MHVLFVIDPLPGLKAWKDSSVAIMRSLAARGHAFSFATMGDLFIDQGRVRVAATAMRLRADADWHGHDWWTQDASVRECDLSAFDAVLMRKDPPFDMEYVYATHLFDYAAAQGARVFNAGSAIRNHPEKLAITEFAEYTAPTLVSRDMARLRAFHAQHGDVIVKPLDGMGGSGIFRMRPDEANLGSILETLTELGTRTIMAQRYIPEITQGDKRILIIGGEPVPFTLARIPLAGETRGNLAAGGRGVARPLSSRDQELARAVGARLAGRGLLLIGLDVIGDYITEINVTSPTCFVEITEQTGFDVAGRFVDALELAVVT